In the genome of Populus nigra chromosome 9, ddPopNigr1.1, whole genome shotgun sequence, one region contains:
- the LOC133703765 gene encoding uncharacterized protein LOC133703765 isoform X1, which yields MDESWRMRMGVPTPSVPRRRSMEDIATTRHSMDARLDPDDFSDVFGGPPRSVLSRKFPADFTRSSSSSFYEEIFLPETDSLSKGKKNGGRSLPAFRIPARGEGFYSDVFRLSDEGRRSRQRSRATSKSKSNSSSVLSSEELSPQRRLVTGDDVALSSFASKLRPINVPYRWNSATGRPEAQPAGRQWNMPSFPRNHTEKCYMENEYIDEKVRCCSSYFKVSRQVSSPETISLEPHSHRSIKIPVDDLELNSPSSPTSSLCHEPEAKVGVQCNIMLEEELEQVEDEDEDEDEDEDEDEVMSSYVIEINSDHREGTGEAVSIDEAIAWAKEKFRSRSFDRQHENVSMDHHSDEAEERRNVHDFVGHQLDGHGSRQCTMEEELKKSRREEVEKSEKDMEMELLDEDIRLWSAGKETNIRLLLSTLHHILWPNSGWYAIALTSLIESSQVKKAYQKARLCLHPDKLQQRGGTLSQKYVAEKAFSILQDAWASFISQDLLFN from the exons atGGATGAGTCGTGGCGAATGCGCATGGGAGTGCCAACGCCAAGCGTCCCAAGACGCCGCTCCATGGAGGATATTGCAACCACAAGACATTCCATGGATGCCAGATTGGACCCAGATGACTTCTCTGACGTCTTCGGTGGGCCTCCAAGGAGTGTTCTCTCTCGCAAATTCCCCGCCGATTTCACCAgatcttcttcttcgtctttcTATGAGGAGATTTTCCTCCCAGAAACGGACTCTCTTTCGAAAGGGAAAAAGAATGGCGGACGTAGCCTGCCGGCGTTCAGAATCCCGGCCAGGGGAGAAGGGTTCTACAGTGATGTGTTTAGGTTGTCGGACGAGGGCAGGAGGTCCAGGCAACGGTCAAGGGCCACCTCCAAGTCCAAGTCCAACTCTTCGTCGGTGCTGAGTTCGGAGGAGCTTAGTCCTCAACGGCGGCTGGTGACCGGAGATGACGTTGCATTATCTTCTTTCGCTTCAAAGCTCAG GCCAATCAATGTACCTTACAGATGGAACTCAGCCACAGGGAGGCCCGAAGCACAACCAGCTGGGAGACAATGGAACATGCCATCTTTTCCACGCAATCATACCGAGAAATGTTACATGGAAAATGAATACATTGATGAGAAAGTCAGATGCTGCTCCTCTTATTTTAAGGTTTCACGGCAGGTCTCATCCCCAGAAACCATTAGTCTTGAACCCCATTCACACCGAAGCATCAAAATTCCTGTGGATGATTTAGAACTCAACTCCCCTTCATCTCCGACCTCTTCACTGTGTCATGAACCAGAGGCAAAAGTTGGTGTACAGTGTAATATAATGCTAGAAGAAGAACTGGAACAggttgaagatgaagatgaagatgaagatgaagatgaagatgaagatgaagtaaTGAGTTCTTATGTTATCGAGATCAATTCTGATCATAGAGAAGGGACTGGCGAAGCAGTTTCTATTGACGAAGCAATTGCATGGGCTAAGGAGAAATTCCGGTCAAGATCTTTTGATAGACAGCACGAAAATGTTTCGATGGACCACCACTCAGATGAAGCAGAAG AAAGGCGTAATGTGCATGATTTTGTTGGGCATCAATTGGATGGACATGGGAGTAGGCAATGCACCATG GAAGAAGAGCTGAAGAAATCCAGAAGAGAAGAAgtagaaaaatcagaaaaagaT ATGGAGATGGAGTTATTGGATGAAGACATTAGGTTGTGGTCAGCTGGCAAGGAAACTAATATCCGTCTGCTGCTATCCACACTTCATCAC ATTCTATGGCCAAATAGCGGTTGGTATGCAATCGCCCTAACAAGCCTCATTGAGAGCTCACAAGTAAAGAAAGCTTATCAGAAAGCAAGGCTATGTCTCCATCCTGACAAGTTGCAACAAAGAGGAGGAACACTCTCACAGAAATATGTCGCAGAGAAGGCCTTTTCCATCCTGCAG GATGCATGGGCTTCTTTCATCTCCCAAGATTTGTTGTTTAACTAG
- the LOC133702943 gene encoding transcription termination factor MTEF1, chloroplastic translates to MRLDCGNRVPLLLLLSLCRSFTMPLPAAAAAALHSSLCFSSPKQTPQPSISQQPNIQLSVKSKSLLHKHPLYTPAHTNISFEIKEKILCLEIMGVDSGKALSQNPSLHTASLDSIQSIIFFLQSKGIHQKDLPRIFGMCPKVLTSNIRTDLKPVFNFLSQDLKVPDNNFRKAINKCPRLLVSSVRDQLKPCLFYLQRLGFEDLEALAYQDPVLLVSNVENTLIPKLKYLESIGFSRDEAVAMVLRCPALFTFSVENNFKPKFDYFAEEMNGKLTELKRFPQYFAFSLDKRIKPRHVEVVQSGVKIPLRLMLKSTDEEFGEMIRPGAG, encoded by the coding sequence ATGAGATTAGATTGTGGCAATAGAGTTCCCCTCCTCCTCCTACTGTCTCTCTGTCGGTCTTTCACCATGCCGctaccagcagcagcagcagcagcgttACACTcttctttgtgtttttcttctccGAAGCAGACACCCCAACCCTCaatttctcagcaaccaaacatcCAGTTATCGGTAAAGTCCAAAAGCCTCCTTCACAAGCACCCACTGTACACACCAGCCCACACAAATATCTCCtttgaaatcaaagaaaagattCTGTGTCTTGAAATCATGGGAGTTGACTCTGGCAAAGCATTATCCCAAAACCCTTCTCTCCACACCGCCTCTCTAGACTCCATTCAGTCCATAATCTTCTTTCTCCAATCCAAAGGAATCCACCAAAAGGACTTGCCTAGGATATTTGGCATGTGTCCAAAAGTTCTCACTTCTAACATCAGAACTGACCTTAAACCTGTTTTCAACTTCCTATCCCAAGACTTAAAAGTCCCAGACAATAACTTCAGGAAGGCCATCAACAAGTGCCCAAGATTACTAGTTTCTAGCGTGAGAGACCAGCTCAAACCATGCTTGTTTTATCTTCAACGGCTTGGGTTTGAGGATTTGGAAGCCTTGGCTTATCAAGACCCTGTGCTGTTGGTTTCTAATGTTGAAAACACCTTAATTCCTAAATTGAAGTACTTGGAGAGCATAGGTTTTTCAAGAGATGAAGCTGTGGCTATGGTTTTAAGGTGTCCAGCATTGTTTACTTTTAGTGTCGAGAATAACTTCAAGCCAAAGTTTGATTACTTTGCCGAGGAGATGAACGGGAAGTTGACAGAGTTGAAGAGGTTTCCTCAATATTTTGCTTTCAGTTTGGATAAGCGAATTAAGCCAAGGCACGTCGAGGTTGTGCAAAGTGGGGTCAAAATTCCTCTGCGACTGATGCTCAAGAGCACCGATGAAGAGTTTGGGGAGATGATAAGGCCAGGGGCTGGATAA
- the LOC133703765 gene encoding uncharacterized protein LOC133703765 isoform X2, producing the protein MDESWRMRMGVPTPSVPRRRSMEDIATTRHSMDARLDPDDFSDVFGGPPRSVLSRKFPADFTRSSSSSFYEEIFLPETDSLSKGKKNGGRSLPAFRIPARGEGFYSDVFRLSDEGRRSRQRSRATSKSKSNSSSVLSSEELSPQRRLVTGDDVALSSFASKLRWNSATGRPEAQPAGRQWNMPSFPRNHTEKCYMENEYIDEKVRCCSSYFKVSRQVSSPETISLEPHSHRSIKIPVDDLELNSPSSPTSSLCHEPEAKVGVQCNIMLEEELEQVEDEDEDEDEDEDEDEVMSSYVIEINSDHREGTGEAVSIDEAIAWAKEKFRSRSFDRQHENVSMDHHSDEAEERRNVHDFVGHQLDGHGSRQCTMEEELKKSRREEVEKSEKDMEMELLDEDIRLWSAGKETNIRLLLSTLHHILWPNSGWYAIALTSLIESSQVKKAYQKARLCLHPDKLQQRGGTLSQKYVAEKAFSILQDAWASFISQDLLFN; encoded by the exons atGGATGAGTCGTGGCGAATGCGCATGGGAGTGCCAACGCCAAGCGTCCCAAGACGCCGCTCCATGGAGGATATTGCAACCACAAGACATTCCATGGATGCCAGATTGGACCCAGATGACTTCTCTGACGTCTTCGGTGGGCCTCCAAGGAGTGTTCTCTCTCGCAAATTCCCCGCCGATTTCACCAgatcttcttcttcgtctttcTATGAGGAGATTTTCCTCCCAGAAACGGACTCTCTTTCGAAAGGGAAAAAGAATGGCGGACGTAGCCTGCCGGCGTTCAGAATCCCGGCCAGGGGAGAAGGGTTCTACAGTGATGTGTTTAGGTTGTCGGACGAGGGCAGGAGGTCCAGGCAACGGTCAAGGGCCACCTCCAAGTCCAAGTCCAACTCTTCGTCGGTGCTGAGTTCGGAGGAGCTTAGTCCTCAACGGCGGCTGGTGACCGGAGATGACGTTGCATTATCTTCTTTCGCTTCAAAGCTCAG ATGGAACTCAGCCACAGGGAGGCCCGAAGCACAACCAGCTGGGAGACAATGGAACATGCCATCTTTTCCACGCAATCATACCGAGAAATGTTACATGGAAAATGAATACATTGATGAGAAAGTCAGATGCTGCTCCTCTTATTTTAAGGTTTCACGGCAGGTCTCATCCCCAGAAACCATTAGTCTTGAACCCCATTCACACCGAAGCATCAAAATTCCTGTGGATGATTTAGAACTCAACTCCCCTTCATCTCCGACCTCTTCACTGTGTCATGAACCAGAGGCAAAAGTTGGTGTACAGTGTAATATAATGCTAGAAGAAGAACTGGAACAggttgaagatgaagatgaagatgaagatgaagatgaagatgaagatgaagtaaTGAGTTCTTATGTTATCGAGATCAATTCTGATCATAGAGAAGGGACTGGCGAAGCAGTTTCTATTGACGAAGCAATTGCATGGGCTAAGGAGAAATTCCGGTCAAGATCTTTTGATAGACAGCACGAAAATGTTTCGATGGACCACCACTCAGATGAAGCAGAAG AAAGGCGTAATGTGCATGATTTTGTTGGGCATCAATTGGATGGACATGGGAGTAGGCAATGCACCATG GAAGAAGAGCTGAAGAAATCCAGAAGAGAAGAAgtagaaaaatcagaaaaagaT ATGGAGATGGAGTTATTGGATGAAGACATTAGGTTGTGGTCAGCTGGCAAGGAAACTAATATCCGTCTGCTGCTATCCACACTTCATCAC ATTCTATGGCCAAATAGCGGTTGGTATGCAATCGCCCTAACAAGCCTCATTGAGAGCTCACAAGTAAAGAAAGCTTATCAGAAAGCAAGGCTATGTCTCCATCCTGACAAGTTGCAACAAAGAGGAGGAACACTCTCACAGAAATATGTCGCAGAGAAGGCCTTTTCCATCCTGCAG GATGCATGGGCTTCTTTCATCTCCCAAGATTTGTTGTTTAACTAG
- the LOC133703818 gene encoding uncharacterized protein LOC133703818 isoform X2, translating into MTFVSLSSWTPAEVESAAEAFAKQLDVGHQATCPWRGNSCPASLVQFPPTPQSALIGGYKDRCDGLLQFQFLPTISASAIELMRVLRGPLVDRLLSQSQNFIAGEGDFKTECIAGLETTRDGAFCFYTRAQKLISLCGWEPRWLPNVQDCEENSAQSARNGWSFGPAQAQVHLSHDLGPSKKAHSASAKNDTGKNKVFAVDSRCDSRSPLLDCSLCGATVRVLDFLTVPRPARFAPNNIDIADTNKKMALTRGASAASGISGWVAADDTEKDQIEDRDEVATTDKGKLLLNSEVDLNLTMAGGLSFTQEGRTTMPENILDADMGRDLMIGQPSGSEVGEHAASYESHGPSSRKRSLEIGGSSDDRRQLIMQRADSIEGTVIDRDGDEVTDGQQFSAGPSKRARDSDFFDTYCSPYQRDSSGAGPSHSVGLEVFADGNRAASFRQGSDQIVGIPSARDSTRASSVIAMDTVCHSADDDSMESVENHPADINDVHFPSSSTYGNLDMNETSELNNSNQAQQSIGFQPVAEVAPGEMGVSSTNDGEEIFNAETVTAQARDGFSFGVSGGSVGMCASHEAEIHGADVSVHRADSVVGDLEPRIEDAENQGQTGESAPDPGLMDEIVPDEINREDPRGDSQEMLSRSVERADSGSKIDGSTKAESVESGKKASQSCKLALDNNSHPSMSCNANIYSGYGTTNKGVSKGGKSSSVNNCPCAESDYAVANGIGPPKGESNYEEAIEFDPIIHHNKFCPWVNGNVAAAGCSSRGSGSNADTAALCGWQLTLDALDALRSLGTMPIQTVQSESAASLYEDDHQTPGQKLRRHSMSKSHGQHLD; encoded by the exons TTGAAAGTGCTGCTGAAGCCTTTGCCAAGCAGCTGGATGTTGGCCACCAAGCCACCTGTCCTTGGAGAGGAAACAGCTGCCCTGCAAGCTTGGTGCAGTTCCCTCCAACTCCACAGTCTGCCCTAATTGGAGGATACAAAGATAGATGTGATGGACTCCTGCAATTTCAGTTTCTTCCCACCATTTCTGCATCTGCAATTGAGCTGATGCGGGTTTTGCGGGGACCACTGGTTGACCGCCTTCTATCACAATCACAGAATTTTATCGCTGGAGAAGGTGATTTCAAAACAGAATGCATAGCAGGACTTGAAACCACTAGAGATGGAGCATTCTGTTTCTATACTCGG GCCCAAAAGCTCATAAGTCTATGTGGATGGGAACCCAGATGGCTTCCAAATGTTCAAGACTGCGAAGAAAATTCTGCTCAATCAGCTCGAAATGGGTGGTCTTTTGGCCCTGCACAGGCCCAGGTCCATCTTTCACATGATCTTGGACCAAGCAAGAAAGCACACTCTGCTTCTGCAAAAAATGACACTGGAAAGAACAAAGTTTTTGCTGTTGATTCTAGATGTGATTCCAGGTCACCTTTATTAGATTGTAGCTTATGTGGTGCTACTGTCAGAGTATTGGATTTCTTGACTGTTCCTCGACCTGCTCGTTTTGCTCCCAACAACATTGATATTGCtgatacaaacaaaaaaatggcGTTGACCCGTGGAGCAAGTGCAGCCAGTGGAATTAGTGGTTGGGTTGCTGCTGATGATACCGAGAAAGATCAGATTGAAGACCGCGATGAAGTTGCAACTACGGACAAGGGAAAATTGCTGCTGAACTCAGAAGTTGATTTGAATCTTACAATGGCTGGGGGTTTATCTTTTACTCAAGAGGGCCGAACAACAATGCCTGAGAATATTTTAGACGCAGACATGGGAAGGGACTTAATGATTGGTCAACCTTCAGGAAGCGAGGTCGGTGAGCATGCAGCTTCATATGAATCACATGGACCAAGTTCTCGTAAGCGGAGCTTGGAAATAGGTGGCAGTTCAGATGATAGGCGACAATTGATTATGCAGCGAGCTGATAGTATAGAGGGAACTGTCATTGATCGAGATGGCGATGAAGTCACAGATGGGCAACAGTTTTCAGCAGGGCCTTCAAAACGTGCTcgtgattcagatttttttgatACATATTGTTCACCATATCAGAGAGATTCATCTGGTGCTGGTCCTAGCCATTCAGTGGGTCTTGAAGTCTTTGCTGATGGAAACAGAGCTGCTTCATTTCGTCAAGGAAGTGATCAAATTGTAGGGATCCCATCGGCTAGAGATTCAACACGTGCATCATCTGTCATTGCAATGGATACAGTTTGTCACAGTGCTGATGATGACTCCATGGAAAGTGTTGAGAATCACCCTGCAGATATTAATGATGTGCATTTCCCCTCTTCTAGTACATATGGCAATTTGGACATGAATGAGACATCAGAATTGAATAATAGCAATCAAGCCCAGCAAAGCATTGGTTTCCAACCTGTTGCTGAAGTAGCTCCGGGAGAAATGGGTGTCAGCAGTACGAATGATGGTGAAGAAATTTTCAATGCAGAAACAGTTACTGCTCAAGCGCGGGATGGTTTTAGTTTTGGGGTTAGTGGAGGGAGTGTTGGTATGTGTGCTAGTCATGAAGCTGAAATTCATGGGGCTGATGTTTCTGTGCACAGAGCAGATAGTGTTGTTGGGGACTTGGAACCCAGAATAGAAGATGCTGAAAATCAAGGTCAGACTGGTGAATCTGCTCCTGATCCTGGGTTGATGGATGAGATCGTTCCTGATGAAATAAATAGGGAAGATCCTCGTGGTGATAGCCAGGAGATGCTGTCTCGATCTGTGGAAAGAGCTGACAGTGGCTCAAAAATAGATGGTTCGACAAAGGCTGAATCAGTTGAAAGTGGCAAAAAGGCAAGCCAAAGCTGCAAGTTAGCATTAGATAACAATTCACATCCCTCTATGTCTTGCAATGCAAACATCTATTCAGGCTATGGAACAACCAACAAAGGGGTTTCAAAGGGTGGAAAATCATCATCTGTTAACAACTGTCCATGCGCAGAATCTGATTATGCAGTCGCCAATGGGATAG GGCCTCCAAAAGGTGAAAGCAATTATGAAGAAGCTATAGAATTTGATCCAATTATTCATCACAACAAGTTCTGCCCATGGGTTAATGGAAATGTTGCTGCTGCTGGCTGTAGTAGTCGTGGTTCTGGCAGCAATGCTGATACTGCTGCGCTTTGTGGGTGGCAGCTGACTTTGGATGCATTGGATGCTTTGCGGTCATTGGGGACTATGCCAATTCAAACCGTACAGTCCGAGTCAGCTGCATCTTTGTATGAG GATGATCACCAAACTCCTGGTCAAAAGCTCCGACGGCATTCTATGAGCAAAAGCCATGGGCAACACTTAGATTAA